GCTGGCCCTGCGGGAGGTGCTGCATCTGGAGCCGGCCGGCGCCGAGCTGCTGGCGACGCGCCGGCAGGTGCGGCGCTTCGCGGTCGGCCGCGCTGCCCTGGCGGAGCAGTGGGATCCCCCGAAGCACTCGCGCCGCCTGGACGATGGGGAGTTCGAAAGCTATCTGCGGCGTGCCCGCGAGGGGATCATCGCGCTGATTGCCGCCGCCCGTGCCGGAGACATCGCCACGCATCCCCTCGATGTGAAGCGCTGCGGCGCCGGCAACTGCCCGGTCGCGGACGTCTGCCGCTACGATCCCTGGGGCGGCGGCGAGGGAAGTCCTCCATGAGCCGGCTGCCTCTCACCGCCGCCCAGGAGAGGGCGGTGGAAGCCGACCTCCCGGAGATCTGCGTCACGGCCGGGGCCGGCTCGGGAAAGACCCGCGTCCTGGTGGAGCGCTTCGTACGCCTGGTGCTCCGACAGGGAGTCCCGGTGGAGCGGATCCTGGCGATCACCTTCACCGAGAAAGCGGCTTCCGAGCTGAAGGACCGCATCGCGCGCGCCTTCGAGGAGGCGGGACGCGACCGGGAGCGCCGCGAGATCGAATCCGCCTGCATCGCCACCATCGACTCGTTCTGCGCGCGGCTGCTTCGCGAGCATGCGCTCGAAGCCGGCGTGGACCCGCGGTTTCGCGTCCTGCCGGAGATGGAGGCGGTCCGCTTGATGCGCGAGGCGGCCGACGCCGTTCTGCTGGGCGGCGACGAGAAAGAGCTCTCCGCTCTTCTCGAGGCCACCGGCATCACCGACCTGTCGGATTGCGTGCGCTCCCTGTACGAGAAGATTCGTCATGCCGGGATGCCGCTGTCGCTCGCCACGCTGGAGCCGCGCGCGGCGTCGGAGGATCCCCTGGCGCGCCTCGAGGAAGCGCTGCGGGAGATGGCCCTTGTCGCCGCGCAGGAGCCGCTCACCGGCCGTCAGGCTTCGATGGTGCGGAGTCTCTCCGAGCTGCCTGCGCGCCTGCGCGCTCTGCCGGAAGCCGGCACGGTGGGGGAGATCGCGGGGCGCTATGGTGAATCGCGCCGCCTCTACGATTTCAAGGGGCTGGCTTCCCGACCGCGCCTGGCCTCGGCGCTGCGCGATCTCGACGCGGCCTTGTGGGACTGGCGCGCGCGGGAGCTGGAAAAGCGCGCGGCACCCTTCCGCCGGAATCTTGCGGATCTCCTCGTCTCTTTCGACGAAGAGTACGGACGGCGCAAGCGCGCGCTGGCGGCCCTCGATTTCGCCGATCTGGAGCAGCGCGTTCGGGATCTCCTCTCCGGCTCCGAGCCGACCCGGCGCCGGATTCGCGCGCGCTTCACTCACCTGTTCCTCGACGAATTCCAGGACACCAATCCGCTGCAGCACGACATCGTCCGACTTCTCCACGATGGCAACGCACTGTTCGTGGTGGGGGATGCCAAGCAATCGATTTACGGCTTCCGCGATGCCGACGTATCGATCCTGGAGGATCTGCGGGCACGCAGCTCCGCGGCAGGCGGCGCGCTCAGCCTCCCGGAGAACTTCCGGAGCCGCCCGGAGCTGGTCGAATTCGCCAACCGCCTTTTTTCCTCGCCGCTCTGGCAGGCGGGGGGCGTGCCCTTCGAGCCGATGCAGACTGCCTGCGAGGCCCTCGCCAAGGCCTGTCCCTCGGTGGAAATCCTGAAGCTGGACGGGCCTGATGCCGCAGGAGCGCGGCGCCGCGAGGCGGCGGCTCTCGCGGCGAGGCTGGCGGCGCTGGTGGAAGGAGGCCAGCTGCGGCGCCCGGCAAGCGGGAGCGGAGAGCCGGCCGGCGCGCTGAGCTACGGCGATGTGGCCATCCTCTTTCGCACCACCACCTGGATGCGCACCTACGAGCGGGCCCTATCCGAGAGGCGCATTCCCTATTTCGTCCAGAAGGGGAGGGGATACTTCAGGACCCAGGAGGTGCGCGACCTGATGAACCTGGTGCGCGTCCTCGAGAACCCGCGCGATGATCTGGCGCTCGCCGCGGTGCTGCGCTCGCCGCTGTGCGGTCTCACGGACGATGACCTGCTTCGCGTCAGCCTCGGAGAAGGAAGGAGATGGCGACTATGGGATCGCCTGGAGCGCGCCCGGGATCTTCCCGAGGATTCCCGTCGGCGCATCGAAGCGTCCCGTCTCCTGCTGGAGGAGATCCGCGGCCGCCGCAGCGCGCCCCTCTGGCGGCGCCTGCAATCGTTGCTGTCGCGCACCCCCCTGGCGCTCGACGCGTTGCTGCACTTCAACGGACGGCGCCGCTTCGCCAACCTGGGCAAGCTCCTGGACCTGGTCCGCCGCTGGGAGACGGGGGGCGACGCGGCCCGGCTGCCGCTGCCGGAGCTGCTGGAGGAGTACCAGAGCGAGGAGACGCGCGAATCAGAGGCGATGGTGGAGTCGTCTCAGGACGACACGGTGCGTCTGATGACGATCCATGCGGCCAAAGGGCTGGAGTTCCCGCTCGTCGCCCTCGCCGACCTGGGGCGCGGCGAGCATCTGGCGCGCCAGGAGGGGACGTTCCGGCGCGGGGAGGGCTTCGGATGGTCGTTCTACGATCCCGCCTCGGGCCGCCGATCCCTGAAGCCGGCCGGGACGGAGCGCCTGGAGGCGCTCGATAAGGAGGCACAGCAGCGGGAGGAGAACCGTCTCCTCTACGTGGGCGTCACGCGGGCGCGCGAGCATCTGATCCTGAGCGGCTGGTCGGTGCCGGACGAGCAGGGCGAGGGCTCCTGGATGAAATCGATCCTCGAGGCGCTGGGCGGCGAGAACGCCCTGCGTGATGACCCGCGCCTGCGCTTCTCCCAGGGAGATGCCGCGACCGAGGGAGGGGCGTCGTTCGTCTCGCTGGCCGGCGAGCGGCGCAGCGCGCTGGAAGAAGGAGAGGCGCTGGGTCCTGGCCTCGGAGATTCCGGTGAGGGTGCTTTGTCGCGGGAGATTCTGCGGCGGACCGGCCTGTCCTCCCCGCCTGCCGATGCGACCCCCTTCGTGACGACGGCGAGCGAAATCGTACAGCATTCCCTCTGTCCGCGACGCTACCATCTGCGTTACCGTCTCGGAGCTCCTCAGGGATCCCGCCGCCGCAACGCCGGAGAGGCGAGTGAGGCGAGCGAAGCAGAGGAGCTTGCCGCACTTGCCGATGATGCCGTCCTCAAGGACGACGAGGTCCCGGCGGAGGTCCTGGGAGACCGCGTTCACCGGATCCTCGCGTCCGAGGGGAATGGAGCCGCCCTGGAAGACTTGCTGTCCGCTCTAGGGCCGCGGGACCGGGAAGAGGCGCGGCGCCAGGTGGAGACTTTCCGGCGCAGCCCGCTGGGACGGCGGGCGGCCGCCGGCGAGGCGCAAAAGGAGATTCCCTTCGCCATGGCGCGGCACGGCTCGACGCTGCGCGGGCAGATCGACCTGGTCCTGCGCGCCCCCGACGGGGAAATCACGCTCGTCGACTACAAGACCAGCCGGATACGCAGCGCGGAGGTCGCCGAGAAAGCAGCCGACTATGGGCTGCAGCTGCGCATCTATGCGCTGGCAGCGGCCGAACTCTTTGGACGGCTTCCCGTCCGCGCCTGCCTCTATTTCCTCCATCCCGACGTTGTCTTCGATGTCCCCATCGGCGAGGCCGAGCTGCTGGAGGCGGAGCGCGCCATCGCAGATTTCTTCAGCGCGCAGCAGAGGGAGGCTTTTCCGGAATCTCCCGCCCGGCACTGCTTCGCGTGCGGCTACCGGCAGCTCTACTGTCCGGGAGTGACCGACCGGATACCGCGCGCGGCGGGATAGGAAAATCCGGCTTCGCAGTGCCGCGGGATCAGACCGTCTCGGAAGCGAGGGAAGCGAGAAGCGCGGGCTCGACGTTGCCGCCGGAGACGATGGAGGCCACGCGCCGCCCCGCGAATCGGGGTGCGTGGACCAGCGCGCCGGCGACCGAAACCGCGCCGGAAGGCTCCGCAACAATCTTGGCGCGCGTCAGCAGCAGGAGCATGGCCCGGCGGATCTCCGCCTCGCTCACCCGCAGGATGCCGCGCACCACCTCCCGGACGATCGGGAAGGGTACTTTCCCCGGCTCCAGACTGCGCAATCCGTCGGCGATCGTGTCGGCCGTCGCGATCCGCCGGATTTCTCCCGCCGCAATCGACTGGTACCAGTCGTCGGCCACCTCCGGCTCGACCCCGTAGATTTCCAGCGCGGGCCGGAACAGGCGTGCAGCGGCGCAGATCCCGCCCAGCAGGCCACCGCCCCCCACCGGTACCAGAATCACCTCCACCTCCGGCTCCTGCTCGAGCAGCTCCAGCAGCACCGTTCCCTGACCCAGCAGGATGCGGGGGTCCTCGTAAGGGGGAACCATCGTGAGGCCCCGCTCGGAGGCGAGCTGCAGCGCCAGGGCCTGCCGCTGCTGCGGCGTACGTCCATGCTGGAGGATCTCGGCCCCGTAGCCCTTCGTGGCGGCCAGCTTCACCCCGGCCGCATCCTCCGGCATGACGATGAGAGCACGAGTCCCGGCCAGGCTCGAGGCCAGAGCCACCGCCTGAGCGTGGTTCCCGGAGGAATAGGTGATCACCCCGCGGGCGCGCTCCTCGGGAGTCAGCATGGCCAGCATGGCGCAGGCGCCGCGGAACTTGAAGGCTCCGACGCGCTGAAGATTCTCGCACTTCAGCAAGAGGTCCAGCCCGGCGAGGCGTGAAAGGGTGCGGCAGCGCAAAACCGGAGTCCGATGTGCCTGCTCGCGGACCACCGCGAAAGCTTTCTCGAAAGCGCCTTTGGATAAAACGTCCCGCTCAGCCAAGACGGTCCTCCACGCGGGGCCCCGGCACCCGCCGGACACCGGCGTCGCTATCCGGCACTCCGGGCTCGGCCGCCGAGTTCGCCTGCACGGCGAACATCAGATAGCCCATCGACAGGAGAAAGCAGACGAGCCACCAGATATAGCTTGATTCTATTTCCAGGATCCCGCGCAACGTATCGGCGACGATCGCCGGCGTCACGGCGATACTCGCGAGCCGGAGCAGCTCGGGGAACTCGAGAGGAGCCTTCAGAAGGCTCGCAAAGGCCATGCCGATCGCGGCGTAGATGAGGACCTGCAGGATGCGGTAGACGTAGGAGCCGATGAGCGCTGCGGGATAGGAGACCGGGGCCAGGTAGCGCCGGCCGAGATTCAGAAGGGATGCCACGCTGTTCTTGTCGATCGTCAGGTCCTGGATGCCCGCCAGGTCGTACGTGCGGGTTTCGTGCGGGCTCTTGCGGGCCACCACCTGGCGTCGGGTGAGCAGAAGGAACGCATCGGTGTTCTCCGGAGTCGTCCGGCCGGTCGTATCGATGACCAGGATGGGCGTGGCGCTGCCGGGCACCGAGACCACGTAGGGCTGCGGCTCCTGGATCGACACTTCGCCCTGATGGATCGAGATGGTGGGCACCTGAGCCAGGACCGCGGGGCCGAGTGTTGCGATCATCCCGCCGACGCGATGGTGCAGCTGCACGATGGGATGGATCCAGGACAAGGCGAGGAGCAC
This portion of the Candidatus Polarisedimenticolia bacterium genome encodes:
- a CDS encoding UvrD-helicase domain-containing protein; protein product: MSRLPLTAAQERAVEADLPEICVTAGAGSGKTRVLVERFVRLVLRQGVPVERILAITFTEKAASELKDRIARAFEEAGRDRERREIESACIATIDSFCARLLREHALEAGVDPRFRVLPEMEAVRLMREAADAVLLGGDEKELSALLEATGITDLSDCVRSLYEKIRHAGMPLSLATLEPRAASEDPLARLEEALREMALVAAQEPLTGRQASMVRSLSELPARLRALPEAGTVGEIAGRYGESRRLYDFKGLASRPRLASALRDLDAALWDWRARELEKRAAPFRRNLADLLVSFDEEYGRRKRALAALDFADLEQRVRDLLSGSEPTRRRIRARFTHLFLDEFQDTNPLQHDIVRLLHDGNALFVVGDAKQSIYGFRDADVSILEDLRARSSAAGGALSLPENFRSRPELVEFANRLFSSPLWQAGGVPFEPMQTACEALAKACPSVEILKLDGPDAAGARRREAAALAARLAALVEGGQLRRPASGSGEPAGALSYGDVAILFRTTTWMRTYERALSERRIPYFVQKGRGYFRTQEVRDLMNLVRVLENPRDDLALAAVLRSPLCGLTDDDLLRVSLGEGRRWRLWDRLERARDLPEDSRRRIEASRLLLEEIRGRRSAPLWRRLQSLLSRTPLALDALLHFNGRRRFANLGKLLDLVRRWETGGDAARLPLPELLEEYQSEETRESEAMVESSQDDTVRLMTIHAAKGLEFPLVALADLGRGEHLARQEGTFRRGEGFGWSFYDPASGRRSLKPAGTERLEALDKEAQQREENRLLYVGVTRAREHLILSGWSVPDEQGEGSWMKSILEALGGENALRDDPRLRFSQGDAATEGGASFVSLAGERRSALEEGEALGPGLGDSGEGALSREILRRTGLSSPPADATPFVTTASEIVQHSLCPRRYHLRYRLGAPQGSRRRNAGEASEASEAEELAALADDAVLKDDEVPAEVLGDRVHRILASEGNGAALEDLLSALGPRDREEARRQVETFRRSPLGRRAAAGEAQKEIPFAMARHGSTLRGQIDLVLRAPDGEITLVDYKTSRIRSAEVAEKAADYGLQLRIYALAAAELFGRLPVRACLYFLHPDVVFDVPIGEAELLEAERAIADFFSAQQREAFPESPARHCFACGYRQLYCPGVTDRIPRAAG
- a CDS encoding threonine/serine dehydratase, coding for MAERDVLSKGAFEKAFAVVREQAHRTPVLRCRTLSRLAGLDLLLKCENLQRVGAFKFRGACAMLAMLTPEERARGVITYSSGNHAQAVALASSLAGTRALIVMPEDAAGVKLAATKGYGAEILQHGRTPQQRQALALQLASERGLTMVPPYEDPRILLGQGTVLLELLEQEPEVEVILVPVGGGGLLGGICAAARLFRPALEIYGVEPEVADDWYQSIAAGEIRRIATADTIADGLRSLEPGKVPFPIVREVVRGILRVSEAEIRRAMLLLLTRAKIVAEPSGAVSVAGALVHAPRFAGRRVASIVSGGNVEPALLASLASETV
- a CDS encoding DUF1189 family protein — protein: MRRFGLFHPIWMSFYSRALYRDVAQNWRGTGFLYLLVLLALSWIHPIVQLHHRVGGMIATLGPAVLAQVPTISIHQGEVSIQEPQPYVVSVPGSATPILVIDTTGRTTPENTDAFLLLTRRQVVARKSPHETRTYDLAGIQDLTIDKNSVASLLNLGRRYLAPVSYPAALIGSYVYRILQVLIYAAIGMAFASLLKAPLEFPELLRLASIAVTPAIVADTLRGILEIESSYIWWLVCFLLSMGYLMFAVQANSAAEPGVPDSDAGVRRVPGPRVEDRLG